A single region of the Triticum dicoccoides isolate Atlit2015 ecotype Zavitan chromosome 2B, WEW_v2.0, whole genome shotgun sequence genome encodes:
- the LOC119364081 gene encoding uncharacterized protein LOC119364081: MPPMATFASVLTLPRLSISPTMPARASPTTTMTRRTRPLRAACAYTLQEGQSRRSHRLPCGLDLEVIAQQPPSPAPTPGRSERPPLVFVHGSFHAAWCWAERWLPFFSRAGFPCFALSLRAQGESSIPSDTVAGTLETHTGDIADFIRKEVPVPPILIGHSFGGLIVQQYISCLQGSEPLHPKLSGAVLVCSVPPSGNSGLVWRYLLTKPIAAIKVTLSLAAKAYANSLPLCKETFFSSQMDDELVLRYQNLMKESSKLPLFDLRKLNASLPVPSATDGTLEILVMGASNDFIVDAEGLSETARFYNVQPVCVEGVAHDLMLDCSWENGAAIILSWLDKLAPRSA; this comes from the exons ATGCCACCCATGGCCACCTTCGCGTCCGTGCTCACACTTCCCCGCCTCTCCATCTCGCCAACAATGCCAGCGCGGGCGTCGCCAAccacgacgatgacgaggaggaccaggcctctccgcgcggcgtgcgCCTACACGCTCCAGGAGGGCCAGTCCCGCCGCTCCCACCGCCTGCCCTGCGGCCTCGACCTCGAGGTCATAGCCCAGCAACCGCCTTCTCCGGCCCCGACCCCGGGAAGGAGCGAGCGGCCGCCGCTGGTGTTCGTGCACGGGAGCTTCCACGCGGCCTGGTGCTGGGCGGAGCGCTGGCTGCCCTTCTTCTCGCGCGCCGGATTCCCCTGCTTCGCCCTCAGCCTCCGCGCACAG GGTGAAAGCAGCATTCCATCTGACACAGTGGCTGGCACGCTTGAG ACACATACTGGCGATATTGCTGATTTCATCCGAAAGGAGGTTCCTGTCCCACCGATACTAATTGGACATTCATTTGGAGGCTTGATTGTGCAGCAATATATATCATGCCTACAAG GTTCAGAACCTCTTCATCCGAAGCTTTCTGGCGCTGTTCTTGTCTGTTCTGTACCTCCCTCGGGAAACAG TGGATTAGTATGGCGTTACCTTTTGACTAAACCAATTGCTGCTATCAAG GTTACACTCAGCCTGGCCGCAAAAGCATATGCAAATTCATTGCCTCTCTGCAAAGAAACATTTTTCTCATCACAAATGGATGATGAACTTGTCCTGAG GTACCAAAATCTAATGAAGGAAAGCTCAAAGTTGCCACTATTTGACTTGAGGAAGCTCAATGCATCATTGCCTGTACCTTCTGCCACAGATGGTACACTAGAAATCCTTGTTATGGGTGCAAGCAATGATTTCATTGTT GATGCGGAAGGGCTTTCTGAAACTGCAAGATTTTACAACGTGCAACCTGTCTGTGTGGAAGGGGTAGCACATGATTTGATGTTAGATTGCTCGTGGGAGAACGGAGCTGCGATAATCCTGTCTTGGTTAGATAAACTGGCACCAAGATCAGCCTAG
- the LOC119364082 gene encoding transcription factor BHLH156-like: MEHHQRLLHLSPHQEHLMIGPGFFDVDPMHFHGDDGGFAVQPAAAVVDDGAWMEDLMHLGDELFGGGGGGGGAGDDNDMVGAAADQEWRQECEGASPDDHPCSYDDVISPVSGEQGAGFEPSRDDSDLSGTRKRRDRSKTIVSERKRRFRMKEKLYELRALVPNITKMDKASIIADAVAYVKNLQSHARKLKEDVATLEARPGLAGRRQQQQQQQKQGRRQGQHGRNGGDDEGNSGSSRGGGGARVTLVSAAQVGEGRFFVTVECERRDGVAAPLCAAVESLAGFLVESSNLGCSSDRVVSTLTLKVSEAREEVMISDRTVKLWVMAALLSEGFRPEATSEIC; encoded by the exons ATGGAGCACCACCAGCGGCTGCTGCATTTGTCGCCACACCAAGAGCACCTCATGATCGGCCCGGGCTTCTTCGACGTTGACCCGATGCACTTCCACGGCGACGACGGCGGCTTCGCGGTGCAGCCGGCCGCCGCGGTCGTCGACGATGGCGCCTGGATGGAGGACCTCATGCATCTCGGCGACGAGCTGTTCGGcggtggaggtggcggcggcggcgccggggaCGACAACGACATGGTGGGCGCTGCTGCTGACCAGGAATGGCGGCAGGAATGCGAGGGCGCGTCCCCGGACGACCACCCCTGCAGCTACGACGACGTGATCAGCCCTGTCTCCGGGGAGCAAGGCGCGGGCTTCGAGCCTAGCCGCGACGACAGCGACCTGTcggggacgaggaagaggagggacCGCTCCAAGACCATCGTGTCGGAGCGCAAGAGGAGGTTCCGGATGAAGGAGAAGCTATACGAGCTCAGGGCTCTCGTCCCAAACATCACAAAG ATGGACAAGGCCTCCATCATCGCCGACGCAGTGGCGTACGTCAAGAACCTGCAGTCGCACGCCAGGAAGCTCAAGGAGGACGTGGCGACGCTCGAGGCGCGGCCGGGATTGGCcggccggcggcagcagcagcagcagcagcagaagcagggcCGGCGGCAGGGGCAGCACGGCCGcaacggcggcgacgacgaggggAACAGCGGCAGCTCCagagggggcggcggcgcgcgggtgaCGCTAGTGAGCGCGGCCCAGGTGGGCGAGGGCCGCTTCTTCGTGACGGTGGAGTGCGAGCGGCGGGACGGCGTGGCGGCGCCTCTCTGCGCGGCCGTCGAGTCCCTGGCCGGCTTCCTGGTGGAGAGCTCCAACCTCGGCTGCTCGTCGGACCGCGTCGTGTCAACCCTCACACTCAAG gTTAGTGAAGCAAGGGAGGAGGTGATGATCAGCGATCGCACGGTGAAGCTGTGGGTGATGGCGGCGCTGCTCAGCGAGGGCTTCCGGCCAGAAGCCACGTCGGAGATCTGCTAA